In Aspergillus nidulans FGSC A4 chromosome IV, a single window of DNA contains:
- a CDS encoding uncharacterized protein (transcript_id=CADANIAT00000414), producing the protein MRTTKTTADTINGLLDKTASSTLRRLDLGFLTIGFLGYVFKYLDQINISNAYVSGMQDNLKLYSNELGYFTTYFNISTTNQVLWNVFTCCLSTVTNEKQGVCTIFVALIAFVLLPRYFGYPPDMERLDGHGPPHLVNYEVFVTFIRPYEAGTLPILRTKTSEL; encoded by the exons ATGAGAACGACAAAAACAACTGCAGATACCATCAATGGGCTTCTGGACAAGACGGCCAGCAGCACG CTAAGGAGACTCGATCTCGGATTCCTGACAATCGGCTTCTTGGGCTATGTCTTTAAATATCTCGATCAAATCAATATT AGCAACGCGTATGTCTCTGGCATGCAGGACAACTTGAAGCTCTATAGCAATGAATTAGGTTACTTTACGACATACTTCAA TATCTCAACAACGAACCAGGTTCTCTGGAACGTGTTTACCTGTTGCTTGTCAACCGTGACGAATGAGAAGCAG GGTGTCTGCACCATATTCGTTGCGCTTATAGCGTTTGTCCTGCTTCCTCGTTAC tttggatatcctccagatATGGAGCGGCTAGACGGCCACGGTCCACCGCATCTCGTCAACTACGAAGTTTTTGTCACCTTCATTCGTCCCTATGAGGCAGGAACATTACCTATCTTAAGAACCAAGACCTCAGAGCTGTAA
- a CDS encoding GMC family oxidoreductase (transcript_id=CADANIAT00000415), giving the protein MNISISKFASFLIATDLLGGAFQAETFDYVVVGGGTAGVTLAVRLAEASHSVALIEAGTYYEDSWPFAAIPGADVIPVGSDPDAKFGADWGFVTAPQAGADGRRIHFARGKCVGDLHTQRLAKRILFDEHKSAIGVEVANGFGYLSNITASREVIISAGAFQYPQLLMVSGIGPAEQLAKHGIEVISDLQVGQNMWDHPFFALSYRVNVETLTRAANDLLYLGTTFLDYTTKHTGPLTNPVADFIAFEKIPSSHRTAFSAETEKHLAGFPEDWPEVETEAIQYMSGAGYFRPPVINPNWLATEADQEAAIAIFKCIRDIFASDGMAPVILGDEYYPGNGTQADAEILRFIQKNVMTLWHPSCTNKMGTKDDPSAVLDSKARVFGVGGLRVANASSFPFLPPGHPQSTVFKQLYYCFYTAVGNLGGLNIYNRSMNPFLGCGMRKASNYNINLPKDSSSAARSYSFEWARAIFFLEQACQIMAQKYRIAYLMTLFNTASRGRLGPA; this is encoded by the exons ATGAATATCAGCATATCAAAGTTTGCGTCATTTCTGATAGCCACCGACCTGCTGGGCGGAGCTTTTCAGGCAGAGACATTCGACTACGTTGTCGTTGGCGGAGGAACAGCTGGCGTAACCCTGGCGGTTCGTCTTGCAGAAGCCTCGCATAGTGTCGCTCTCATAGAAGCCGGGACATACTACGAAGACAGCTGGCCGTTCGCTGCTATTCCCGGCGCAGATGTCATCCCTGTGGGATCAGATCCTGATGCCAAGTTTGGTGCGGATTGGGGGTTTGTCACAGCACCGCAAGCTGGTGCAGATGGGCGCAGGATACATTTTGCGAGGGGAAAGTGTGTAGGGGATC TGCACACCCAGCGCCTCGCAAAGCGGATCCTCTTCGATGAGCACAAGAGCGCAATTGGCGTAGAAGTAGCAAACGGCTTTGGTTACCTTTCAAACATAACGGCATCCAGGGAGGTCATCATCTCGGCCGGCGCTTTCCAATATCCCCAGCTCCTTATGGTCTCTGGTATTGGACCTGCGGAGCAGCTGGCGAAACATGGGATTGAGGTTATATCTGACTTGCAAGTCGGACAAAATATGTGGGATCACCCCTTCTTTGCGCTGAGCTACCGGGTAAATGTAGAAACGCTTACCAGGGCCGCCAACGACCTCCTCTACCTCGGTACCACCTTCCTCGACTATACGACGAAGCATACGGGGCCCTTGACGAATCCTGTTGCTGATTTCATTGCGTTTGAGAAGATTCCTTCGTCTCACCGTACGGCTTTCTCGGCTGAGACAGAGAAGCATCTTGCGGGATTCCCGGAGGATTGGCCTGAGGTTGAG ACTGAAGCCATCCAGTACATGTCCGGCGCAGG ATACTTCCGACCCCCCGTCATTAATCCTAACTGGCTAGCAACGGAAGCGGATCAAGAGGCCGCAatcgccatcttcaagtgCATCCGTGACATCTTCGCCAGTGACGGGATGGCTCCCGTGATTCTAGGCGACGAGTATTATCCGGGTAATGGGACGCAAGCTGATGCGGAGATCCTTCGGTTCATCCAGAAGAATGTTATGACACTTTGGCATCCATCTTGTACGAATAAGATGGGGACGAAGGATGATCCGTCTGCCGTTCTTGATAGTAAGGCGAGGGTGTTTGGGGTCGGGGGGCTTAGGGTTGCGAATGCGAGTTCATTTCCGTTTCTGCCGCCAGGGCACCCGCAGAGTACAGTTT TTAAGCAATTGTACTACTGTTTCTACACTGCTGTTGGAAATCTGGGCGGATTGAATATCTATAATCGTTCCATGAATCCGTTCCTGGGGTGTGGGATGAGGAAAGCTTCAAACTATAATATCAATTTGCCAAAGGACTCAAGTTCGGCTGCCCGTTCCTACAGTTTTGAATGGGCGCGGGCCATTTTTTTTCTGGAACAAGCGTGCCAGATAATGGCACAGAAGTACCGCATCGCCTACTTGATGACTCTCTTCAACACAGCGTCTAGAGGCCGGTTGGGGCCAGCATAA
- a CDS encoding uncharacterized protein (transcript_id=CADANIAT00000416) has translation MRLSEGLAFLSVLPAALAARPFLNEPDTAIEEVLGDTPEGTLPDLESMLGLPDFEWAAKRYLNASSYTYYRNGAAGEWSYRNNLEVYGRFRFRPRVMVDITQIEKTLPTTILGHNFSAPFYISPCASAGLAHPDAEANFVKAAYEENILYIPALLATLSMDEIAAAKPEDGSQVLFQQAYLNSNDTATQQVFDDAERLGAKAIVWTIDSPADGNRHRANRYGVGSSDSDYTLSTWEFYAKLQNMTTLPIVLKGIQHVEDVKLAIKHGVPAIILSNHGGRQLDSSPSSLEVALEVYQEDPDLFNQIEIYADGGIRYGADVLKLLSLGVKAVGLGRSFMYANAYGAEGVRHAIQLLKHEIAIDAANLGVPDLKKIDASYVKWANNGWFT, from the exons ATGCGTCTTTCGGAAGGGTTGGCGTTCCTCTCCGTCCTGCCGGCCGCTCTTGCGGCGCGGCCCTTTCTCAATGAGCCTGATACAGC CATTGAAGAGGTTCTCGGCGACACCCCCGAGGGCACTCTCCCTGACCTAGAGAGCATGCTCGGCCTCCCTGACTTCGAATGGGCAGCCAAACGCTATCTGAATGCCTCCTCATACACGTACTACCGCAACGGTGCAGCCGGAGAATGGTCCTACAGGAACAACCTCGAGGTATATGGCCGGTTCCGCTTCCGGCCACGCGTGATGGTCGACATCACCCAGATCGAGAAGACGCTACCGACCACCATACTCGGCCATAACTTCTCTGCGCCCTTTTATATTAGCCCGTGCGCCAGCGCAGGGCTGGCGCACCCGGACGCAGAGGCTAATTTCGTCAAGGCCGCCTATGAGGAAAACATCCTCTATATCCCGGCCCTTTTGGCCACGCTATCAATGGACGAGATCGCCGCCGCAAAGCCAGAGGACGGATCACAGGTTCTTTTCCAGCAGGCTTATCTCAACAGCAATGACACTGCGACGCAGCAGGTCTTCGATGACGCCGAACGACTGGGTGCCAAAGCTATCGTCTGGACGATCGACAGTCCAGCAGACGGGAACAGACACCGCGCGAACCGATACGGCGTGGGTTCCTCAGACTCGGACTACACACTATCGACTTGGGAATTTTATGCGAAGCTGCAAAATATGACCACGCTACCTATTGTTCTCAAGGGCATTCAACATGTCGAGGACGTCAAACTTGCTATTAAACACGGTGTCCCTGCCATTATCCTATCTAACCATGGAGGTCGCCAACTCGATAGCTCCCCGTCCTCGCTAGAGGTTGCGCTGGAGGTGTATCAGGAAGACCCGGATCTCTTCAACCAGATTGAAATCTACGCGGACGGTGGCATCCGCTATGGCGCAGAtgtgctgaagctgctctcTCTGGGAGTCAAGGCTGTTgggcttggaaggagctTCATGTACGCCAATGCTTACGGCGCTGAGGGGGTCAGGCACGCGATCCAGCTCCTGAAGCATGAAATCGCCATCGATGCTGCTAACCTGGGTGTTCCTgacttgaagaagattgacGCTTCCTAT GTCAAATGGGCCAACAATGGGTGGTTCACTTAG
- a CDS encoding uncharacterized protein (transcript_id=CADANIAT00000417) yields MLSVLFRLLFDFLTYLSSGIWTREAVFKVFKAIVAGAALIWDRYIISTDIRKKMWLKYSRGSEKPYPHTLWWIFCGMPNSVNENGKLTGLITMMPGLPIWNCIKSSKQCRIGFFGATAAGLFHALCRLDTTASCTHPTPSGVPISLEPTQILNKTSDPRARTNPAPPCPGHFALHPLIVLTLIGSSVSDFPPIKATLSCPPAPNH; encoded by the exons ATGCTTTCTGTGCTTTTTCGCCTGCTGTTTGATTTTCTTACGTATCTAAGCAGCGGCATTTGGACGCGGGAAGCGGTTTTTAAAGTCTTCAAGGCGATTGTGGCTGGCGCGGCACTGATTTGGGATCGGTACAT CATATCCACGGATATCAGAAAGAAAATG TGGCTGAAGTACAGCCGAGGGAGCGAGAAGCCCTATCCTCACACCCTGTGGTG GATTTTCTGCGGTATGCCCAACTCTGTCAACGAGAATGGCAAGCTTACTGGGTTGATTACTATGATGCCCGGATTACCA ATATGGAATTGCATCAAGTCTTCAAAGCAATGCCGTATCG gcttcttcggcgccaCGGCGGCTGGACTCTTTCATGCCTTGTGCCGGCTGGATACCACTGCATCTTGTACGCATCCAACCCCTTCTGGGGTTCCAATATCTCTGGAACCTACTCAAATTCTGAACAAAACAAGTGATCCACGGGCCAGAACTaacccagctcctccttgccCGGGGCATTTCGCCCTCCACCCTCTCATTGTATTAACCCTAATCGGAAGCTCAGTCTCCGACTTCCCCCCCATCAAGGCCACTCTCTCCTGCCCTCCCGCCCCAAATCACTGA
- a CDS encoding uncharacterized protein (transcript_id=CADANIAT00000418), with product MKPVIVLSTFTTILALGISLPPKSEDQAHADNHDLSERQVYYCDKYSAGLCACFCRYNKYDYYKCAPNYCQCYNVYAPDCYYAYYYYSSGGYPSPAEYEVHPPKYPHCPAYPYCSERPYTSEYTTSTTYTSTVTDHPTTTSDGGASGDSSPTDGAGGTSPGGSSPTNSPGGGGSSPGGSSPSNPPSGGSTGGSTGGSSAGGSSGGSTGGSTGGSTGGSTGGSSGGSSGGSTGGSSSGSSSPGGSSGDSVPGGSSPGGSSPGGGSGRGGSLPSSVP from the exons ATGAAACCAGTCATCGTCCTCAGCACATTCACAACCATTCTCGCCTTGGGCATTTCGCTTCCCCCCAAGAGTGAGGATCAGGCCCATGCTGACAACC ATGACCTCTCCGAGAGACAAGTCTATTACTGCGACAAATACAGCGCCGGGCTCTGCGCTTGCTTCTGCCGCTACAACAAGTATGATTACTACAAGTGCGCTCCGAATTACTGCCAGTGCTACAACGTGTACGCACCGGACTGCTATTACGCGTACTACTACTACTCGTCTGGTGGCTATCCTTCGCCAGCGGAGTATGAAGTCCACCCGCCTAAGTACCCGCACTGTCCCGCGTATCCATACTGTAGCGAGCGGCCGTACACGAGTGAGTATACAACGTCGACTACCTACACGTCCACGGTTACGGATCATCCTACAACCACGTCTGACGGCGGCGCCAGTGGTGATTCTTCACCTACTGATGGTGCCGGTGGGACCTCCCCTGGCGGCTCTTCCCCCACCAACTCtcctggaggtggaggatccTCACCCGGCGGCTCTTCTCCTAGTAATCCTCCTTCTGGCGGCTCTACCGGAGGGTCCACTGGAggatcttctgctggtggatCTTCTGGAGGATCTACTGGAGGATCTACCGGGGGCTCTACTGGAGGATCTACTGGAGGCTCTTCTGGTGGATCTTCCGGCGGCTCTACTGGAGGTTCTTCCTCCGGCAGCTCGTCACCTGGTGGATCCTCTGGAGACTCTGTTCCAGGAGGCTCCTCTCCTGGCGGCTCTTCTCCGGGCGGGGGCTcaggaagaggtggaagttTGCCTTCCAGCGTACCCTGA
- a CDS encoding uncharacterized protein (transcript_id=CADANIAT00000419) has product MPQALQDAAFIPSPTKSWNTNRLGARFGVDIVSAATAGALTCPVITVIDRAIIEKAAKGVPIRETITSAFRSIIRKPSGFFLGTPFLLIYTLYTSTYLTANTIDTVTSMLKDKPFSTVFPGTAKFITTTAVNMGICVYKDARFARIFGKQSSQPQGQPQPQPPLAKSPSNGLFTATMPASCHPSPLTVGAPKVPKISYTLFCLRDSITIFASFNIPALIAPSIPDSIAATPAMKAAIAQFSCPALMQFVSTPMHLLGLDLYNRQPPGGLGWRERVGRIRRDYVASCFARMGKIVPAYGIGGVVNVRMRAELMGWLEGLDQA; this is encoded by the exons atgCCCCAAGCCCTCCAAGATGCAGCCTTCATCCCATCACCTACAAAGTCATGGAACACGAATCGTCTAGGCGCGCGCTTCGGCGTTGACATTGTTAGCGCAGCGACGGCCGGTGCTTTGACCTGCCCGGTCATCACGGTGATTGATAG GGCCATTATCGAGAAGGCAGCCAAGGGCGTCCCAATCCGCGAAACGATCACGTCCGCTTTCCGCTCCATTATCCGcaaaccatctggcttcttcttgggcACGCCGTTTCTCCTCATCTATACCCTATACACATCGACCTACCTCACAGCGAACACGATCGACACCGTCACCTCCATGCTGAAGGATAAGCCTTTCTCGACCGTATTCCCGGGTACCGCAAAGTTCATTACAACTACAGCTGTGAACATGGGGATATGTGTATACAAGGATGCGAGGTTCGCGCGGATATTTGGGAAACAATCGTCTCAACCACAAggacagccacagccacaaccGCCGTTGGCCAAATCGCCCTCCAACGGCCTCTTTACGGCAACCATGCCCGCCTCCTGCCACCCGTCCCCCTTAACGGTCGGAGCCCCCAAAGTCCCCAAGATCTCATATACGCTCTTCTGCCTCCGCGACAGCATCACAATCTTCGCCTCCTTCAACATCCCTGCCCTCATCGCGCCCTCAATACCAGACTCCATCGCTGCAACCCCCGCAATGAAAGCCGCCATCGCGCAGTTTAGTTGTCCCGCCCTCATGCAGTTCGTCAGCACGCCCATGCATCTTTTGGGTTTGGATCTGTATAATCGGCAGCCGCCCGGCGGGCTTGGATGGAGGGAAAGAGTCGGGAGGATCAGGAGAGATTATGTGGCCAGTTGTTTTGCGCGCATGGGGAAGATTGTGCCGGCGTACGGGATAGGTGGTGTTGTCAATGTCAGGATGCGCGCGGAGTTAATGGGGTGGTTGGAGGGATTGGACCAGGCTTGA
- the metG gene encoding cystathionine beta-lyase STR3 (transcript_id=CADANIAT00000420) — protein MSASSTLKKAFPQVDAEGHNLPPSPAPSSPHGSRRYNIATELVYTESNDQYNASSVPIYQSATFKQSSHEGGGEYDYTRSGNPTRTHLERHLAKIMSAQRALVVSSGMAALDVITRLLRPGDEVVTGDDLYGGTNRLLKYLSTNGGIIVHHVDTTNPDKVKEVLTDKTAMVLLETPTNPLIKIVDIPTIAAASHEANPNCLVIVDNTMMSPLLLSPLELGADVVYESGTKYLSGHHDVMAGVIAVNDPALGERLYFPINASGCGLSPFDSWLLMRGVKTLKVRMDQQQANAQRIAEFLESHGFKVRYPGLRSHPQYDLHHSMARGAGAVLSFETGDVSVSERIVANAKLWAISVSFGCVNSLISLPCRMSHASIDAKTRKERAMPEDLIRLCVGIEDVDDLIDDLRRAVSVSTRNRVFWVMLIFSSWYKLALSTSLWTALKRTRRSLRSQVMKEYGYG, from the exons ATGTCGGCTTCCAGTACACTGAAAAAAGCATTCCCTCAGGTCGACGCTGAGGGCCATAATCTGCCCCCTTCACCTGCCCCTTCGAGTCCTCATGGCAGCAGGCGCTACAACATCGCAACTGAGCTTGTCTACACCGAGAGCAATGACCAATACAATGCCAGCAGTGTCCCAATTTACCAG AGCGCAACATTCAAGCAGTCATCCCACGAGGGAGGAGGCGAGTATGACTATACCCGGTCCGGCAACCCGACTCGAACGCATCTCGAACGACACCTAGCCAAGATAATGTCAGCGCAGCGCGCTCTCGTGGTGTCTTCCGGAATGGCGGCCCTGGATGTGATCACCCGTCTTCTCCGACCCGGCGACGAGGTGGTTACTGGTGATGATCTGTACGGTGGAACCAACCGTCTACTCAAATACCTCTCAACCAACGGCGGCATTATCGTGCACCACGTCGACACTACCAACCCCGACAAAGTGAAGGAAGTCTTGACCGACAAGACAGCCATGGTGCTCCTGGAAACCCCGACCAACCCGCTTATCAAGATTGTCGATATCCCTACGATTGCCGCGGCGTCGCACGAAGCGAACCCTAACTGTCTAGTCATCGTGGACAACACCATGATGTCTCCGCTCTTGCTCAGCCCGCTCGAACTCGGCGCGGACGTTGTCTACGAGAGCGGCACGAAATACCTGTCCGGCCACCACGATGTCATGGCCGGAGTTATTGCAGTCAACGACCCGGCCCTCGGCGAGAGGCTCTACTTTCCGATCAACGCGTCCGGGTGCGGACTGTCGCCCTTCGACTCTTGGCTGCTCATGCGCGGAGTCAAAACTCTCAAGGTCCGCATGGATCAGCAGCAGGCCAACGCACAGCGGATCGCAGAATTCCTGGAGTCGCACGGTTTCAAGGTTCGGTATCCAGGTCTGCGCTCGCACCCCCAGTACGACCTGCACCACTCCATGGCCCGAGGAGCAGGCGCCGTGCTTTCATTTGAGACAGGCGATGTCTCTGTCAGTGAGCGCATTGTCGCGAACGCGAAGCTGTGGGCTATCAGCGTTAGCTTTGGCTGTGTCAACAGCTTGATCAGTCTTCCCTGCCGGATGAGCCATGCCAGTATCGATGCAAAGACGCGAAAGGAGCGTGCCATGCCGGAGGATCTGATTAGATTGTGTGTGGGCATTGAAGACGTAGACGACCTTATTGATGACTTGAGGCGAGCAGTAAGTGTTTCTACGCGTAATCGTGTTTTCTGGGTTATGCTAATATTCTCTAGCTGGTACAAGCTGGCGCTGTCAACGTCACTCTGGACGGCATTGAAGCGAACACGCCGCAGTCTGCGTAGTCAAGTAATGAAGGAATATGGTTATGGATGA
- the farA gene encoding protein farA (transcript_id=CADANIAT00000421) — MSAAAGDKFIDSSASRPSPTPSTAGSTGTAGISVRAGANGQMSFRRQRASRACETCHARKVRCDAASLGVPCTNCVAFSIECRIPTPKRKKSQAKPREVGDSNGDGDDKSQSQEKREESLPMPGKDAFGYQNSNTSNTNAMAVNGMPVTTLTEAQAAQQASQNSTYAQFMKPKFARAPIKEAGRVAYLGESSNLSLLVQDRHGTTDVVHYPLPPNIRGSRARVSDLDNLELDILHQRGAFLLPPKSLCDELVDAYFKWVAPVVPIVNRSRFMRQYRDPKNPPSLLLLQAILLAGSRVCTNPQLMDANGSTTPAAMTFYKRAKALYDANYEDDRVTIVQALVLLGWYWEGPEGWCPKPIMVTGLLTCPDVTKNVFYWTRVAIIVAQGSGMHRSVESSQLSKPDKRLWKRIWWTLFTRDRSVAVALGRPICINTDDADVEMLTEEDFVEDEIDIAAEYPPDPVHVQFFLQYVKLCEIMGLVLSQQYSVASKSRRMNAMDLTHSDMALADWLQNCPREVCWQRQRHHFWAALLHANYYTTLCLLHRAHMPPASSVPSSYRVEEMAYPSRTIAFQAAGIITSIVENLQTHNEIRYTPAFIVYSLFSALIMHVYQMRSSVPSIVATCQERINICMQALKDVSKVWLVAKMVHTLFESILGNKLLEERLQKAAGKRHQRVKPDSNHSNQHLPSRRPDPPPKRKFDDMDLALPNGGPTPPVSYERSRPQTPAATPSRELPQSTMSIPQTSPTAAKDGLPGAGNSRANTRPTTPFNAQFSLPATPPDLFLVTRTSPNLSPSLWENFQPDQLFPDGTAIFPELTSPQNTTVDPQLQMQSQLHTHDMVQQQMPPRTSLAGTQGSPEILSSMPPAIGMQGQPQQMYGMDPQQSWQMPGLDPTVAGAMDNASQDDNWSSSSRSGPTAPTTLNVEDWFQFFGINGSFGEMAV, encoded by the exons ATGagcgcagcagcaggcgaCAAATTCATAGACTCGTCGGCTTCCAGACCCAGCCCGACTCCTAGCACAGCGGGCTCAACGGGTACTGCAGGAATTTCTGTACGCGCTGGAGCAAACGGACAGATGAGTTTCAGAAG ACAACGTGCGTCGCGTGCTTGCGAG ACCTGCCATGCGCGAAAA GTCCGCTGCGACGCTGCCAGTCTAGGTGTGCCTTGCACCAACTGTGTGGCTTTTTCTATCGAGTGCAGAATTCCCACGCCGAAAcgcaagaagagccaggCGAAGCCCAGAGAGGTCGGCGA TAGTAACGGTGATGGCGACGATAAATCTCAGAGTCAAGAGAAGCGCGAAGAGTCCCTGCCGATGCCCGGCAAGGATGCGTTTGGTTATCAGAACAGCAACACCAGCAACACCAACGCCATGGCAGTCAACGGTATGCCTGTGACAACACTCACGGAAGCCCAAGCCGCCCAACAAGCCTCGCAAAATTCGACATACGCTCAATTCATGAAGCCGAAATTTGCCCGCGCGCCCATAAAGGAAGCTGGAAGGGTTGCATACTTGGGCGAGTCATCGAATCTTTCACTCTTGGTTCAAGACCGCCATGGAACGACCGACGTGGTCCATTATCCACTGCCTCCCAACATCCGAGGTTCTCGCGCGAGAGTCTCCGACTTGGATAATCTTGAGTTAGATATCCTGCACCAGCGCGGTGCTTTCCTACTTCCGCCGAAGTCGTTGTGCGACGAGTTAGTGGACGCTTACTTCAAATGGGTCGCACCTGTCGTGCCCATTGTCAACCGCAGCCGGTTCATGCGCCAATATAGAGATCCCAAGAACCCACCTTCTTTGCTCCTTTTGCAGGCCATTCTTTTGGCTGGTTCGAGGGTCTGCACCAATCCGCAGCTCATGGACGCTAATGGCTCGACCACTCCAGCTGCTATGACATTTTACAAGCGAGCGAAAGCTCTATATGATGCGAAttatgaggatgataggGTGACTATTGTCCAAGCTTTAGTGCTCCTGGGCTGGTACTGGGAGGGACCTGAAGGTTGGTGCCCTAAACCGATTATGGTGACTGGCTTGCTGACCTGCCCAGACGTTACCAAGAACGTGTTCTACTGGACAAGAGTGGCGATAATTGTTGCGCAGGGTTCTGGGATGCACCGCAG CGTGGAATCTTCGCAACTCAGCAAGCCCGACAAGCGTCTGTGGAAGCGGATATGGTGGACACTCTTCACTCGAGACCGATCCGTAGCTGTTGCCCTGGGACGTCCAATTTGCATCAACACTGACGATGCGGACGTTGAGATGCTGACAGAGGAGGATTTTGTTGAAGACGAAATCGACATTGCAGCTGAATACCCGCCGGACCCTGTTCACGTGCAGTTTTTCTTGCAGTACGTGAAGCTCTGCGAGATTATGGGTCTTGTCCTGTCGCAGCAATATTCGGTGGCGTCCAAGTCACGGCGAATGAATGCAATGGATCTCACCCATTCCGACATGGCGCTTGCGGACTGGCTTCAGAATTGTCCCAGAGAGGTCTGCTGGCAGCGACAAAGGCATCATTTCTGggcagctcttcttcacgCGAACTACTA CACCACGCTTTGCTTGTTGCACCGAGCTCATATGCCACCGGCATCATCGGTCCCAAGTAGTTACCGAGTCGAAGAGATGGCGTACCCGTCACGCACTATCGCCTTCCAGGCTGCTGGAATAATCACATCCATAGTTGAGAACTTGCAGACTCATAACGAGATTCGTTACACGCCTGCGTTCAT TGTTTACAGTCTTTTCTCGGCTCTGATCATGCACGTATACCAGATGCGGTCATCGGTGCCCTCGATCGTGGCCACCTGCCAGGAGAGAATCAACATTTGTATGCAGGCGCTCAAGGATGTCTCCAAGGTCTGGCTCGTGGCGAAGATGGTGCACACTTTGTTCGAGTCGATCTTAGGTAACAAGTTACTGGAAGAGCGTCTTCAAAAAGCGGCTGGAAAGAGGCACCAGCGGGTTAAGCCTGACTCGAACCATTCTAATCAGCACTTGCCGTCAAGAAGGCCggatcctcctccaaagcgCAAGTTCGATGATATGGACCTCGCTCTACCCAATGGAGGACCTACGCCACCAGTTTCGTACGAGCGATCTCGCCCCCAGACCCCAGCAGCTACCCCTTCTAGAGAGCTTCCCCAATCCACCATGTCCATACCCCAAACTTCGCCTACTGCTGCCAAGGATGGTCTGCCTGGGGCTGGAAACTCGCGCGCAAACACCCGACCGACGACGCCATTTAACGCTCAGTTCTCGCTACCTGCAACTCCTCCTGATTTGTTCCTTGTCACACGCACTTCGCCTAatctttcaccttctctctGGGAGAACTTTCAGCCAGATCAACTGTTCCCCGACGGCACCGCTATCTTCCCAGAACTTACCTCCCCTCAAAACACGACTGTTGATCCACAGCTTCAGATGCAGTCGCAATTACATACCCACGATATGGTTCAGCAGCAAATGCCGCCTCGGACTTCTCTAGCAGGAACACAGGGAAGCCCTGAGATTCTGTCCAGCATGCCTCCTGCGATCGGCATGCAAGGCCAACCGCAACAGATGTACGGAATGGACCCTCAGCAGTCTTGGCAGATGCCAGGACTCGACCCTACAGTTGCTGGCGCTATGGATAATGCAAGCCAAGACGATAATTGGAGCAGTAGCTCACGCAGTGGCCCTACTGCTCCGACAACACTCAACGTGGAGGATTG GTTCCAATTCTTCGGTATTAATGGCAGCTTCGGCGAAATGGCAGTTTAA